One genomic region from Oncorhynchus gorbuscha isolate QuinsamMale2020 ecotype Even-year linkage group LG13, OgorEven_v1.0, whole genome shotgun sequence encodes:
- the LOC123992792 gene encoding exonuclease V-like, translating to MNSKTTPRDDPLDDGCDISNAQLIRILSEHLAPSDQPRLTPPAGTSLTPGGTSTSLSAGADQHSPTLGVCVVNDGQSLAKEERIEGQIKKRGHMVVAPFERLSNNRSTFTLSVPDQSPMERFSKHHLNVTQLCEQSWCEIKVVYGFLKPHMKRREMRRTAVTTGASIHLARELEANPDAVTVVVHTREDREALKLINLIQMVPALEAGQLVREFPVLGVLDGVFFLGVVDELSCSKSGDLVLSELKTRSHNSLPHPAQAKGHSLQVGVYKLLFDSMVQGSVKRDQLLHFLKLRPHQAFGSELQRYAQKLGLLAVTFGELVDHLLVVLHFSNLQPIDKLCLEYRHQSSGVLIGNREVEFEETQLRAELRDYLAFWRGEREPHGVDIEDIEEAWKCRMCPYEESCEWRRNRLQEVMVDGSKKAKLDGSKSETPNSSRTVPN from the exons ATGAATTCAAAAACAACTCCAAGGGACGATCCATTAGATGACGGGTGTGATATAAGCAATGCACAACTCATCAGGATACTTTCGGAGCATCTCG CCCCTTCTGACCAACCCAGATTGACTCCCCCTGCTGGTACCAGTCTGACTCCTGGTGGTACCAGTACCAGTTTGAGCGCTGGTGCTGATCAACACAGTCCgacactgggtgtgtgtgtggtcaatgATGGCCAGTCCCTTGCCAAGGAGGAGAGAATCGAAGGTCAAATTAAGAAACG GGGTCACATGGTCGTGGCCCCGTTCGAGAGGCTGAGCAACAATAGGAGCACTTTTACCCTGTCAGTCCCAGACCAGAGTCCAATGGAGAGGTTCAGTAAGCATCACCTGAATGTTACTCAGCTGTGTGAGCAGTCATGGTGTGAAATTAAAGTGGTCTATGGGTTCCTCAAGCCTcatatgaagaggagagagatgagaaggactGCAGTGACGACAGGGGCCAGTATTCATCTTGCTAGAG AACTGGAGGCAAACCCAGATGCTGTGACTGTGGTTGTTCATACCAGAGAGGACAGGGAAGCCTTGAAACTCATCAACCTGATACAGATGGTCCCAGCTCTGGAGGCAG GCCAGCTTGTACGAGAGTTTCCAGTGTTAGGTGTGTTGGATGGGGTGTTTTTCCTGGGTGTGGTTGATGAGCTGTCTTGTAGTAAGTCTGGGGATCTGGTCCTGAGTGAACTGAAGACCCGCAGTCACAACTCCCTGCCGCATCCTGCCCAGGCCAAGGGACACTCTTTACAG GTGGGTGTGTATAAGCTGCTGTTTGACTCCATGGTTCAGGGTTCTGTGAAGAGGGATCAGCTCCTCCACTTCCTCAAGCTCCGGCCCCACCAGGCCTTTGGGTCAGAGCTCCAGAGGTATGCCCAGAAATTGGGCCTCCTGGCAGTCACCTTCGGAGAGCTTGTGGACCACCTGTTGGTTGTGCTACATTTCTCTAACCTCCAGCCCATTGACAAGCTATGCCTGGAATACAGACATCAGAGCTCCGGAGTCCTCATAGGAAACAGGGAGGTAGAGTTTGAGGAGACCCAGCTAAGGGCTGAGCTCAGGGACTACCTGGCCTtctggaggggggagagggagcccCATGGAGTGGATATTGAGGATATAGAAGAGGCTTGGAAGTGTAGGATGTGCCCCTATGAGGAGAGCTGTGAATGGAGGAGGAATAGGTTGCAAGAGGTGATGGTTGATGGCAGTAAGAAAGCCAAATTGGATGGTTCTAAATCCGAGACTCCCAATTCGAGTCGGACAGTCCCAAATTGA